In Syntrophorhabdales bacterium, a single window of DNA contains:
- a CDS encoding MFS transporter, with translation MAFFIVCWFGMLFYFAQRWIFGPLIPSLMQAFGADSTTLGLIGSASMWGYMFIPIVAGSISDRFGRKHAILLGIFGFSGLSVLSGCVHSTTHLFWTRFFTGTLEAFYFVPLTAFTLELFPERPAFFIGILTSGAALGWFVGPALAGWLLDATGTWRSAFLVVGSAGLLVAFLQWWFWPKVGHEKHSGLFFNKGILLPRNMLMLFFLGLVLTFQMAAEFGFSMWFPVYLRTEVMMTATGAGLLAGFFGIGQAVGRPITGIVSDRVGYRRTGMAASVLMGVFFMLTMWTFNTPLRFLFTLVAGFVGTAATAGVWTFTGLAFASFKGLALGIVVTLAYCVSSFSPIAMGYIGGQYSIATALWTVSVPCAFAAGACVMPTLLLKRTETSRQ, from the coding sequence ATGGCATTTTTTATTGTCTGCTGGTTTGGCATGCTGTTCTATTTTGCCCAGAGATGGATCTTCGGACCCTTGATACCCTCGCTCATGCAGGCATTCGGGGCTGACAGCACAACGCTGGGCCTAATCGGGTCTGCCTCTATGTGGGGGTACATGTTCATACCGATCGTGGCCGGCTCGATCTCTGACCGTTTCGGAAGAAAACACGCTATTCTCCTTGGCATATTCGGATTTTCTGGCCTTAGCGTGCTTTCTGGCTGTGTTCACAGCACGACTCATCTTTTCTGGACCCGCTTCTTCACGGGTACGCTGGAGGCATTTTACTTTGTGCCGCTCACGGCCTTCACACTGGAACTCTTCCCGGAAAGGCCCGCGTTCTTCATAGGCATCCTGACTTCCGGTGCTGCACTAGGTTGGTTCGTCGGCCCGGCCCTCGCCGGATGGTTGTTGGATGCCACGGGTACCTGGCGGAGCGCGTTCCTTGTTGTCGGATCAGCAGGGTTACTTGTCGCTTTTCTCCAGTGGTGGTTTTGGCCAAAAGTAGGACACGAAAAGCACAGCGGCCTATTCTTTAATAAAGGCATTCTTCTCCCCCGAAACATGCTCATGCTCTTTTTTCTTGGCCTCGTGCTCACGTTCCAGATGGCCGCTGAGTTCGGTTTCTCTATGTGGTTTCCCGTGTATCTTCGCACCGAGGTGATGATGACCGCAACGGGTGCGGGCTTACTTGCCGGTTTCTTCGGGATCGGGCAGGCGGTGGGACGACCGATCACGGGCATCGTCTCGGACCGGGTAGGGTACAGGCGCACGGGTATGGCGGCGAGCGTGCTGATGGGAGTGTTCTTCATGCTCACCATGTGGACGTTTAACACGCCCCTGAGATTCCTCTTCACGCTCGTTGCGGGCTTTGTGGGGACTGCGGCGACCGCCGGCGTCTGGACCTTTACGGGCCTCGCGTTTGCTTCCTTCAAAGGGCTGGCTCTGGGCATTGTCGTCACCCTCGCCTACTGTGTCTCATCGTTCTCGCCCATCGCGATGGGTTACATCGGAGGGCAGTACTCGATCGCGACTGCTCTCTGGACAGTCTCAGTGCCCTGTGCCTTTGCGGCTGGTGCTTGCGTAATGCCTACCTTATTGCTCAAACGAACCGAAACGTCTCGACAATAG
- a CDS encoding YifB family Mg chelatase-like AAA ATPase, which translates to MISRVCAATLHGIDAIKVDVEVDISPGLPSFSIVGLPETSVKESKERVRAAIKNAGFEFPNDRITVNLAPADVRKEGSSFDLPIALGILTSTGIVRQSALDGFLMNGELSLDGTIKPIRGALSVALLARREKLESVVVPLENGPEAAVVRGARVQGVGHLLELVHFLKGERELVRFQSQEMSEKTHGSAEGLNFSDIKGQAQAKRALEIAASGAHNVLMIGPPGSGKTMLARRLPTILPPLTHDEAVETTRVHSIAGLTSKDVYLVTEKPFRSPHHTISDAGLIGGGHVPKPGEISLAHNGVLFLDEFPEFKRNVLDALRQPLEDGSVVISRVTHAIAFPSRFMLVAAMNPCPCGYFGDARRACICTGAQIHRYRSRISGPLLDRIDIQIEVPPVTIRELSMESDEETSELMRERVIAARAIQQMRFTGKPIYANAQMPTRSIKKFCAAGNSARELLERAVEKFALSPRAYHRILKVSRTIADLDGKEQVEESHVAEAIQYRVLDKRVMF; encoded by the coding sequence ATGATCAGCCGCGTCTGCGCTGCGACGCTTCACGGAATCGATGCCATCAAGGTTGATGTGGAAGTTGACATATCACCGGGTCTGCCCTCCTTCAGTATTGTAGGTCTTCCTGAAACGTCCGTGAAAGAGAGCAAAGAGCGGGTGCGGGCCGCAATCAAGAATGCAGGCTTCGAGTTTCCCAATGACCGGATCACGGTTAACCTTGCTCCCGCGGATGTGCGGAAAGAGGGCTCGTCCTTTGATTTGCCGATAGCGCTCGGGATACTTACGTCGACCGGGATCGTCCGTCAGAGCGCCCTCGATGGTTTCCTGATGAATGGCGAGCTCTCGCTCGACGGCACCATCAAGCCAATCAGGGGCGCGCTCTCGGTGGCCTTGCTTGCCAGGAGGGAAAAGCTGGAGAGTGTTGTCGTGCCTCTCGAAAACGGACCCGAAGCGGCCGTAGTCAGGGGCGCCCGTGTGCAAGGGGTTGGTCATCTTCTCGAACTCGTGCATTTCCTGAAAGGTGAGCGCGAGCTCGTTCGCTTCCAATCGCAGGAGATGAGCGAAAAGACCCATGGAAGCGCTGAGGGGCTCAATTTTTCTGACATAAAAGGGCAAGCCCAGGCTAAACGAGCCTTAGAGATCGCGGCAAGCGGTGCACACAACGTGCTCATGATCGGTCCCCCGGGATCAGGCAAAACCATGCTTGCCAGGAGGCTGCCGACAATACTGCCTCCTCTCACGCATGACGAGGCGGTAGAGACGACAAGGGTCCACAGTATAGCGGGGCTCACCAGTAAAGACGTGTACCTCGTAACGGAAAAGCCTTTCCGTTCCCCCCACCACACCATATCCGATGCAGGTTTGATCGGCGGAGGCCATGTGCCGAAACCTGGAGAGATAAGCCTTGCCCACAATGGTGTGCTTTTTCTCGATGAGTTCCCTGAGTTCAAGAGGAATGTGCTTGATGCGTTGCGACAGCCCCTCGAGGACGGCAGCGTGGTGATCTCGAGGGTAACGCACGCCATTGCATTTCCTTCACGCTTCATGCTGGTTGCGGCAATGAACCCGTGCCCGTGCGGCTACTTCGGGGATGCCAGGCGCGCATGCATCTGTACCGGTGCGCAGATACACAGGTACCGCTCGCGGATTTCGGGACCACTCCTTGACAGAATTGATATCCAGATAGAGGTCCCGCCCGTCACCATCAGAGAGCTCTCCATGGAATCGGATGAAGAGACGTCGGAGTTGATGCGGGAACGGGTGATCGCTGCCCGCGCCATACAGCAGATGCGTTTCACGGGCAAGCCCATCTACGCAAACGCTCAGATGCCCACCCGCTCGATCAAGAAATTCTGCGCCGCAGGTAATTCGGCAAGAGAACTGCTCGAAAGAGCGGTCGAGAAGTTCGCTCTCTCTCCGAGGGCGTATCATCGCATCCTCAAAGTCTCCCGAACAATAGCAGATCTCGATGGGAAAGAGCAGGTAGAGGAATCTCACGTGGCAGAAGCCATCCAGTACCGCGTGCTGGATAAGAGAGTAATGTTCTAA